The following coding sequences lie in one Crassostrea angulata isolate pt1a10 chromosome 10, ASM2561291v2, whole genome shotgun sequence genomic window:
- the LOC128167260 gene encoding uncharacterized protein LOC128167260 has product MEVKGFRIHDIPSGVTTNDLSIYFEKSQNGGTELEEIYYPLSDNSAVIVFTNDEYKRAFDKDHALNGKKLALSRLPVQLFSSTTVYLEQAITQLLDENPPLMRSLENESDMEVMFDAKSMTYKICGNSFQIEWATKYLTDMWQKNQENKRTNPKTPNGKEEETKELEARRSPQMAESTDSDSSDNVSYASPSLSLYKRKENSREIERTLSPSLDHDHFSNGSKKTKRSTAPNAPQQKSFSDMEMLHQTGSNIVADRKTDSPLKMSDCKLSHNDPRSGKPHPVKSPNMDRGSYQTRLQNLSDIEKSKSLSKASHVPHPRTFHFKSGVSREQMRVPMVFNNYNSDSDEDGNVGSRSPIGFSTRETQMMRRRPPPPPRPRDHPIVHPRPSRSFQPGMSLSQTDFPDLALEYESPVGSVIVKLAMGDILAQKTDAIISPASTDLITFFGISAVIARNADRKMKEECANHVTQNGNLLFGDVIHTCAGGNLDPKVTYILHAAVPTWREDIPEQSAHLLTCTYLNCFQYAEKIWLRSLSMPVIGAGYFGAPLDACVQSFHDAILLFTRFHEKKAKHLQEIQLVSNDRDSACSSVVVFKSLMDLEEEQARKAAVERYCKGSEMYDFSARDFVLRREESSGDERHESDNERRSEDVAENKLKYPSNEKLDSECSAKKGYSSANSTDSDEIDQSFPARSQVGRKENGSDSKKKENIKASHDDERDLWEDVKNENRSTNGFSFEESKQENARDRDLHQMESRVSSGENASFPTEYTEVIDDTASSSVIEKLLTRRGSD; this is encoded by the exons ATGGAGGTAAAAGGCTTTCGAATTCACGACATTCCTTCCGGGGTCACCACAAATGATCTGTCTATCTACTTCGAAAAATCCCAAAATGGCGGTACAGAACTAGAAGAGATATATTACCCACTCTCTGACAACAGTGCTGTTATCGTCTTTACAAACGATG AATACAAGCGTGCCTTTGACAAAGACCACGCCTTGAACGGCAAGAAGTTGGCTCTTAGTAGGCTTCCGGTTCAG cTTTTCTCGAGCACTACCGTATATCTGGAACAAGCAATAACACAGCTGCTGGACGAGAACCCTCCGCTTATGAGAAGCCTTGAAAATGAAAGCGATATGGAAGTCATGTTCGACGCGAAATCCATGACATACAAGATTTGTGGGAATTCCTTCCAAATTGAATGGGCGACAAAGTACCTGACTGACATGTGGCAGAAGAATCAAGAAAACAAGAGAACGAACCCCAAAACGCCCAACGGTAAGGAAGAGGAGACGAAAGAATTGGAAGCAAGGCGCTCTCCACAGATGGCGGAAAGCACAGATTCCGACTCTTCCGATAACGTCTCATATGCTTCGCCCTCGCTTTCGTTATATAAACGCAAGGAAAATAGCAGGGAAATAGAGCGCACTCTAAGTCCGTCGTTGGATCATGATCATTTTTCGAACGGCTCCAAAAAGACTAAAAGATCAACAGCACCTAATGCTCCACAGCAGAAAAGTTTTTCAGACATGGAAATGTTACACCAAACCGGTTCAAATATTGTCGCTGATCGAAAGACGGATTCTCCTCTGAAAATGTCAGATTGTAAGCTTTCGCACAATGATCCAAGATCAGGTAAACCACACCCTGTAAAATCGCCAAACATGGACAGAGGGTCTTACCAAACAAGGCTTCAGAACCTTTCAGACATAGAAAAATCAAAGTCTCTCTCCAAAGCATCCCATGTTCCACATCCCAGAACCTTTCATTTTAAATCGGGGGTGTCAAGAGAACAGATGAGAGTCCCTATGGTGTTTAATAATTACAATAGTGACTCGGATGAAGACGGCAATGTTGGCAGTAGAAGTCCAATAGGCTTTTCAACAAGAGAAACACAGATGATGCGTCGACGACCTCCTCCTCCTCCAAGACCACGAGATCACCCCATCGTCCACCCTCGTCCCAGTAGGTCCTTTCAACCGGGCATGTCCCTCAGTCAGACCGATTTTCCTGACCTGGCACTAGAGTACGAATCGCCCGTGGGATCTGTGATTGTGAAACTAGCCATGGGCGACATCCTTGCGCAGAAGACAGATGCCATTATCAGCCCCGCCAGCACAGACCTTATAACTTTTTTCGGAATATCTGCCGTGATCGCTAGAAATGCCGACAGAAAGATGAAAGAAGAGTGTGCGAACCACGTTACGCAAAATGGAAATCTTCTCTTTGGTGACGTCATTCATACCTGCGCTGGGGGGAACCTTGATCCGAAGGTGACGTACATTCTTCATGCTGCTGTTCCAACTTGGCGGGAAGACATCCCAGAACAGTCCGCGCATTTATTGACATGCACTTATCTCAACTGTTTCCAATATGCCGAAAAGATCTGGCTCAGAAGTTTGTCTATGCCTGTCATAGGAGCTG gttATTTTGGTGCTCCATTGGATGCTTGCGTACAATCCTTCCATGACGCCATTTTATTGTTCACGCGCTTTCATGAAAAGAAAGCCAAACATCTTCAAGAAATTCAGCTGGTTAGCAATGACAGGGACAGCGCATGCTCCAGCGTTGTTGTGTTTAAATCCTTGATGGACTTGGAGGAAGAACAGGCACGTAAAGCTGCAGTTGAAAGATATTGCAAAGGAAGTGAAATGTATGATTTTTCGGCTCGCGATTTTGTTCTTAGAAGAGAGGAATCGAGCGGTGATGAACGACATGAAAGTGACAATGAGAGGAGATCCGAGGATGTCGCTGAAAATAAACTGAAGTATCCTTCAAACGAAAAACTGGACAGTGAATGCTCTGCCAAAAAGGGATATTCGAGCGCAAATTCAACCGATTCGGACGAAATTGATCAGTCTTTCCCGGCCAGAAGTCAAGTGGGACGCAAAGAAAATGGAAGTGACtcaaaaaagaaggaaaatataaagGCTAGTCACGACGATGAGAGAGACTTGTGGGAAGacgtaaaaaatgaaaatagaagTACAAACGGTTTCAGTTTCGAAGAATCAAAACAAGAAAATGCCCGCGACCGTGATTTGCATCAAATGGAATCAAGGGTATCTTCCGGAGAAAATGCGTCATTTCCCACGGAGTATACGGAGGTGATAGACGACACAGCGTCATCTAGCGTCATCGAAAAATTATTGACGCGACGTGGTTCTGACTGA